One window of the Daphnia pulex isolate KAP4 chromosome 8, ASM2113471v1 genome contains the following:
- the LOC124199656 gene encoding nuclear factor of activated T-cells 5-like, which translates to METIDFGCQVRCLNRQRLIPGSTHPQLNQCASQFLAKVRKEVMTSDSPASTSKLPEVGWMKLKLSERGLRILPPPTSSMSSSSSSCASSTTSSTTSGMRNLSLQQKSRKSDEGFESDSDTSIQPHNNSGGSSSGVNSSSSDIDEADEVIRNKKITVNVNGGDSSDSDCPAERMNVLLTVPIRCALSDILSCQHPPALGRHVVLLTLRSADDSALDILALECSAEEPARILTMLCQKIQASGTGGGGGGGSVNAGTNHPAPSAAPPTCAVVTGDPGTTSAGKKSVPQASAVGSNGPVAAKTAAVSIQSWSDRDRDKRTLDAILVDSKHSSASDIGVGPVKAQNIIRKLERQHSEWSLIQRRTHDGLTHLQISKQQKSSSTFLNHTGVAGGGDVGAGGIRGQSNASVQTATSGGMLNNNSSSSNSKKGMPYGGQLARLETALAITNSHQGQGSRSSGVGGVAAGLKRSETTTTTAMHQKLSKSKSSSSSVASGSSPSPPSCILSLQTPELPMGPSVTGLSPAEVSDASTSTSQSPTPPLPQSHPPTKTSRWSFGAPFRQQPQQQQPQRLHSPEASRRNTKSNQRGRSSERKSSKFDALSTSSAPQTGKSSELNGLFVSSSGMLSIKSNNNNNSKKNSKSSKSLPEILPVQSPIVAPKIKRDPSKTRSFLMKLTSSSRKSPTPPTPPHPPSSTLSLNSDNLGKDPESIHRSQHPLKLQSRGRSLIRLRSSTRLQSPPPPGHSGGQTFLIPTKSGQELTRNIYPKEGPVTQSSSQQQQQQQQALHQPVFHLLTGHNNKNPSGRLRYSNGPPPVAAMSNGWAGYCWNEAAAAAGALVRHPIPQYPTSMDANNNQHLHQQQQQQQQQQQQQQWIYFHPHPVHHPAPPPQPPPTLIKAGDFNKLRLQRSRSQSPGRMRSSQRWLPPPPPPPPAGPPSIGHYYALPSPIHQQPVSLPPDMSHMLSQQQQQHRSSAQTSSPSSTSNSSNQDLLSAAARSFRRSKSTHTRMSSRSHLAPSKSSSQNNSNNNKAVTFHAFATVQLVD; encoded by the exons ATGGAAACGATCGATTTCGGATGTCAGGTGAGGTGTCTCAACCGGCAGCGGTTGATTCCCGGCTCGACGCATCCGCAATTGAACCAATGCGCCTCGCAATTTTTGGCCAAAGTCAGGAAGGAAGTGATGACTTCCGATTCGCCCGCCAGCACTAGCAAATTGCCGGAAGTCGGCTGGATGAAACTCAAACTGAGCGAAAGGGGCTTGCGCATTCTTCCGCCGCCCACTTCCTCCAtgtcttcctcctcctcgtcttGCGCCTCCtcgacgacgtcgtcgacgacgtcCGGAATGCGGAATCTCTCGCTGCAGCAGAAGAGCCGCAAGAGCGACGAAGGATTCGAATCGGACAGCGACACGTCGATCCAGCCACACAACAATTCCGGCGGAAGCAGCAGCGgagtcaacagcagcagctcggaTATCGACGAAGCGGATGAGGTCATCCGCAACAAGAAAATCACCGTCAACGTCAATGGCGGCGATTCATCCGATTCCGACTGCCCGGCCGAGCGGATGAATGTCCTTTTGACGGTTCCCATCCGCTGCGCCCTGTCGGACATCCTTTCGTGCCAACATCCGCCCGCACTGGGCCGCCATGTGGTCCTATTGACACTCCGCTCGGCAGATGACAGCGCCCTGGATATCCTGGCCCTGGAATGCAGCGCTGAAGAGCCGGCCCGGATTCTGACGATGCTCTGCCAGAAAATCCAGGCCAGTGGTAcgggtggcggcggtggcggtggctcTGTCAATGCTGGCACTAATCATCCGGCGCCGTCTGCTGCTCCGCCGACATGCGCAGTTGTGACGGGCGACCCTGGAACAACATCGGCCGGGAAAAAGAGCGTCCCACAAGCGTCAGCTGTCGGCAGTAATGGCCCAGTCGCGGCCAAGACAGCGGCCGTGTCGATCCAGTCGTGGTCGGACCGGGACCGTGACAAGCGGACGCTGGATGCCATCCTGGTGGATTCGAAGCATTCGTCGGCGTCGGACATTGGCGTCGGCCCAGTCAAGGCCCAGAACATTATCCGCAAGTTGGAGCGTCAGCATTCCGAATGGAGTTTGATCCAGCGTCGCACCCACGACGGATTGACCCACCTGCAAATCTCGAAACAACAAAAGTCGTCGTCAACTTTCCTAAATCACACGGGCGTCGCCGGTGGCGGTGACGTCGGCGCCGGTGGTATCCGTGGCCAATCCAACGCCTCGGTGCAAACCGCAACATCCGGCGGAATgttgaacaacaacagcagcagcagcaacagtaaGAAGGGCATGCCTTACGGCGGCCAGTTGGCCCGCCTAGAAACGGCCCTGGCCATCACCAACAGTCATCAGGGACAAGGCAGTCGCAGTAGTGGCGTCGGTGGCGTCGCCGCCGGATTGAAACGATCCGaaacgacaacgacgacggccaTGCATCAAAAACTGTCAAAGAGCAAATCTTCCAGCTCATCCGTGGCTTCCGGCTCTTCCCCCTCGCCGCCCTCGTGCATTTTGAGTCTGCAAACGCCGGAATTGCCCATGGGGCCGTCCGTCACCGGATTGTCGCCGGCCGAGGTGAGCGACGCCTCGACTTCGACGTCGCAATCTCCGACCCCGCCCCTGCCGCAATCCCATCCGCCCACGAAAACATCCCGCTGGTCGTTTGGTGCTCCGTTCCggcaacaaccacaacaacaacaacctcagCGTCTTCATTCTCCGGAAGCGTCTCGACGGAATACGAAATCCAATCAACGGGGCAGGTCGTCCGAGCGCAAGTCGTCGAAATTCGACGCTCTGTCCACTTCTAGCGCTCCGCAGACGGGCAAATCCTCTGAACTCAACGGCCTGTTCGTTTCCTCCAGCGGAATGTTGAGCATcaaatccaacaacaacaacaacagtaaaaagaattcaaaatcgTCGAAAAGTCTGCCGGAAATCCTTCCGGTTCAATCGCCAATTGTGGCACCTAAAATCAAACGGGATCCTTCCAAGACGAGATCCTTCCTGATGAAATTGACGTCGTCTTCCAGGAAATCTCCCACTCCGCCCACACCTCCTCATCCGCCGTCCAGCACCTTGTCGCTCAACAGCGACAACTTGGGCAAAGATCCGGAGTCGATCCATCGGTCGCAGCATCCGCTGAAACTGCAGTCGCGAGGCCGGTCGTTGATCCGACTCCGTTCGTCGACCCGACTCCAATCGCCTCCGCCGCCCGGTCACAGCGGCGGCCAGACGTTTCTCATACCCACCAAATCGGGACAGGAATTGACGCGCAACATTTACCCGAAAGAAGGTCCGGTCACTCAGTCGTCatcccagcaacaacaacaacaacaacaggcacTACACCAACCCGTTTTCCACCTGTTGACGGGCCACAATAACAAGAACCCTTCCGGCCGGCTCCGCTACAGCAACGGTCCGCCGCCAGTAGCGGCCATGTCCAACGGTTGGGCCGGTTATTGTTGGAAcgaagcggcggcggcagctgGTGCACTCGTCCGTCATCCAATTCCGCAATATCCGACATCGATGGACGCTAATAACAACCAACACctccatcaacaacaacagcaacagcagcaacaacaacaacaacagcaatggATTTATTTCCATCCGCATCCCGTCCATCATCCGGCGCCACCCCCTCAACCGCCACCCACTTTGATCAAGGCGGGAGATTTCAATAAATTGCGGCTCCAGCGATCCAGGAGTCAAAGCCCCGGACGGATGAGAAGTAGTCAAAG GTGGTTACCTCCTCCGCCTCCACCTCCGCCAGCTGGTCCGCCATCCATCGGCCACTATTACGCCTTGCCGTCACCCATCCACCAACAGCCGGTGTCTCTTCCGCCGGACATGTCCCACATGTtgtcgcaacaacaacaacagcaccgATCGTCCGCTCAGACGTCGTCGCCTTCGTCCACTTCGAATTCTTCCAACCAGGACCTGCTGTCGGCGGCGGCCAGATCTTTCAGACGTTCCAAATCCACCCACACGCGGATGTCGAGCCGCAGCCACTTGGCACCGTCCAAATCGAGCAGccaaaacaacagcaacaacaacaaggccgTGACGTTTCACGCCTTCGCTACCGTCCAGTTGGTCGATTAA
- the LOC124199662 gene encoding UDP-glycosyltransferase UGT5-like, with product MEFKKTIGIFVLVLFFTEFPASSAHRILVLSPITTYSHDNYFKTVVKALVNRGHLVTYWTGLPSKNQDIKNQTVNLRQFHSPPLHEINSDHQFDFNERDRALDLLFTFPRRMETYCKAIYNDPVFHQLMNSAGQYDLMIIEGAANECVLPLVHKLKLPFIYMMGTWPSPWQLDAIGSTLGFDHYPNLILNFGDEMNLWQRTINTLSGLVALYYWRWNVMTVVDRIASETLSIDNLPNIEEIEQRYLSLFIFNTHFSLNYQLPPSSSVIQAAGLNCAPSKPLTKDLESFVDGSGDDGFIILSFGSILKGIDLPDDVRRLFLSTFSRLKQRVIWKWEDESKLGKDDFIPPNVKFMSWLPQQDLLGHPKVRLFITHGGLNSIQEAVYHKVPLIILPVFVDQPINARIAQSKGIAISLEWQKLTEDVFYDAIQQILSDPSYKERIEQLSAVMQDQMESPMDRVIYWIEYVIRHEGASHLRTSSRKLSLYRRLLLDVMLVFLVAGMILFYVFYRFFRYISSKRPSQKCDSKKTN from the exons atggaatttaagaaaacaattggCATTTTTGTCCTAGTGTTGTTTTTTACCGAATTTCCTGCTTCATCTGCTCACAGAATTCTAGTCTTGTCGCCCATCACGACTTACAGCCACGacaattatttcaaaacagtGGTGAAAGCACTGGTGAATCGCGGACATTTGGTCACCTATTGGACTGGACTCCCATCTAAAAATCAagatattaaaaatcaaactgtTAATTTGCGTCAATTTCACTCGCCTCCACTACACGAAATCAACAGTGatcatcaatttgattttaatgaaCGAGACCGAGCCTTGGATTTGCTATTTACATTCCCCAGGAGGATGGAAACATATTGTAAAGCAATCTACAACGATCCTGTCTTCCATCAGCTGATGAACTCAGCGGGACAATACGATCTGATGATTATCGAAGGAGCTGCCAACGAATGCGTCTTGCCTTTGGTCCACAAACTTAAATTGCCCTTCATTTACATGATGGGAACCTGGCCGTCACCATGGCAATTGGACGCCATCGGTTCCACTTTGGGCTTTGACCATTATCCgaatcttattttaaattttggggACGAGATGAATCTATGGCAACGGACAATTAACACCCTAAGTGGCCTCGTAGCGCTCTACTATTGGCGTTGGAACGTCATGACCGTTGTCGACCGAATCGCATCCGAGACGCTGAGCATCGATAACCTGCCGAACATTGAGGAGATTGAACAGCGCTACTTGAGCCTATTCATATTCAACACGCACTTCAGCCTCAATTACCAGTTACCACCTTCATCATCCGTCATTCAGGCAGCTGGATTAAACTGCGCTCCTTCCAAACCGTTGACGAAAGATTTGGAATCGTTTGTGGATGGCTCAGGTGACGATGGATTCATCATTCTTAGTTTCGGTTCAATTCTGAAAGGCATTGACCTTCCGGATGACGTTCGCCGCCTTTTCCTGTCAACATTTTCCCGGCTCAAGCAACGCGTCATTTGGAAATGGGAGGACGAAAGTAAACTAGGAAAAGACGACTTCATTCCACCAAACGTTAAATTCATGTCTTGGCTGCCACAACAAGATCTTTTGGGTCATCCAAAAGTGCGGCTATTCATCACCCATGGCGGACTCAACAGTATACAAGAGGCCGTCTATCACAAAGTACCGTTAATCATTTTGCCCGTCTTTGTTGACCAACCAATCAATGCTCGAATAGCCCAAAGTAAGGGCATCGCTATTAGTCTCGAATGGCAAAAATTAACTGAAGACGTTTTCTACGACGCCATCCAGCAGATACTGTCTGACCCGAG TTATAAGGAGAGGATAGAACAATTATCGGCCGTGATGCAAGACCAAATGGAAAGTCCAATGGACCGAGTCATCTACTGGATTGAATATGTTATCCGTCATGAGGGTGCCTCTCATTTGCGGACATCTTCGCGTAAACTTTCCCTTTACCGACGCCTTCTTCTTGATGTGATGCTCGTCTTTTTAGTCGCTggaatgattttattttacgtaTTCTACCGCTTCTTTCGATACATCTCTTCCAAAAGACCAAGCCAGAAATGTGACTCCAAAAAGACGAATTGA
- the LOC124199666 gene encoding transmembrane emp24 domain-containing protein 2-like: MNHVSFFVLLLVGFTNAYYMTIDAHAEECFFEKVSAGTKLGLTFEVAEGGFLDIDFNIVGPNGQTIESGERVSNGKYAFKADMDGVYTYCFSNKMSTMTPKIVMFTIDVGEPTAELHPDAANGNHTKLEEMIKELSGALRTVKHEQDYMNLRERVHRTINESTNSRVVMWSFFEAFVLLTMTAGQVYYLKRFFEVRRVV; the protein is encoded by the exons ATGAATCACGttagttttttcgttttattgttGGTCGGATTCACAAATGCCTATTACATGACGATAGACGCTCATGCTGAAGAATG CTTCTTTGAAAAGGTTTCAGCAGGAACAAAATTAG GTCTTACATTTGAAGTAGCAGAAGGTGGATTTTTGGACATTGACTTCAATATTGTTGGTCCCAATGGTCAGACGATTGAGTCTGGTGAACGTGTGAGCAATGGAAAGTATGCCTTCAAAGCAGACATGGACGGAGTGTACACTTACTGCTTTTCCAACAAAATGTCTACAATGACTCCCAAGATTGTCATGTTTACCATTGACGTTGGAGAGCCTACTGCTGAACTTCACCCAGATGCAGCCA ATGGAAATCATACCAAGCTGGAAGAAATGATCAAAGAACTCTCAGGCGCCCTGCGAACAGTGAAACACGAGCAGGATTACATGAATCTGCGTGAACGCGTTCACAGGACCATCAACGAAAGCACAAATTCGCGAGTTGTGATGTGGTCATTTTTCGAGGCCTTTGTCCTTTTGACCATGACTGCCGGTCAGGTGTATTATCTCAAGAGGTTTTTCGAAGTCAGACGAGTGGTTTGA
- the LOC124199664 gene encoding fructose-bisphosphate aldolase-like isoform X1, with protein MTTYFNYPSPALQEELRTIAHNIVASGKGILAADESTATVGKRFADIGLENTEENRRAYRELLFTADSALNDNISGVILFHETLYQKASCGTSFAELLKQRGIYPGIKVDKGVVNLFGSEDECTTQGLDDLDARCAQYKKDGCQFAKWRCVLKIGKNTPSYQAILENANVLARYASICQTNGLVPIVEPEVLPDGDHDLDRAQKVTETVLAAVYKALSDHHVFLEGTLLKPNMVTAGQSCKTKYTPEEVAKATVTALQRTVPPAVAGVTFLSGGQSEEDASVHLNAINAYPGRKPWGLTFSYGRALQASVLRAWGGKPENVKAGQEELLKRAKANGEAAQGKYVAGTCVGAAAAYDLFIKNHAY; from the exons ATGACGACCTACTTCAACTACCCATCTCCAGCCCTGCAGGAGGAGCTCCGTACCATTGCCCACAACATTGTGGCTTCAGGCAAAGGTATCTTGGCTGCTGATGAGTCCACCGCCACCGTTGGAAAGCGATTTGCTGATATCGGTCTTGAGAACACCGAGGAAAACCGCCGCGCTTATCGCGAG CTCTTGTTCACCGCTGACTCTGCCCTCAATGACAACATCTCCGGTGTTATCCTCTTCCACGAAACTCTCTACCAGAAAGCCAGCTGCGGCACTTCCTTCGCCGAGCTGCTCAAGCAACGCGGAATCTACCCTGGCATCAAGGTAGACAAGGGTGTGGTCAACCTCTTTGGCTCTGAAGACGAATGCACCACCCAAG GTTTGGACGATTTGGACGCTCGCTGCGCCCAGTACAAGAAAGATGGATGCCAGTTCGCCAAGTGGCGATGCGTCCTCAAGATCGGCAAGAACACCCCGTCCTACCAAGCCATCTTGGAGAACGCCAACGTTTTGGCCCGCTATGCCTCCATCTGCCAGACCAACGGTTTGGTCCCAATTGTCGAACCCGag GTCCTCCCCGACGGTGACCACGACTTGGACAGGGCTCAGAAGGTGACCGAAACCGTCTTGGCTGCCGTCTACAAGGCACTCAGTGACCACCATG tCTTCTTGGAGGGCACTCTCCTCAAGCCCAACATGGTTACTGCCGGCCAGTCTTGCAAGACCAAGTACACCCCGGAAGAGGTTGCCAAAGCCACCGTTACCGCTCTGCAGAGGACTGTTCCTCCCGCAGTTGCTGGAGTCACTTTCTTGTCAGGAGGCCAGTCTGAAGAAGATGCTTCCGTTCACTTGAACGCCATCAATGCTTACCCCGGCCGCAAGCCCTGGGGTCTTACCTTCAGCTATGGTCGTGCTCTTCAG gcTTCGGTCCTCCGCGCCTGGGGTGGCAAGCCCGAGAACGTCAAGGCTGGCCAGGAGGAACTCCTCAAGCGTGCTAAG GCCAACGGTGAAGCCGCTCAGGGCAAATACGTCGCTGGAACTTGCGTGGGAGCTGCTGCCGCTTACGACTTGTTCATCAAGAACCACGCATACTAG
- the LOC124199664 gene encoding fructose-bisphosphate aldolase-like isoform X2 produces MTTYFNYPSPALQEELRTIAHNIVASGKGILAADESTATVGKRFADIGLENTEENRRAYRELLFTADSALNDNISGVILFHETLYQKASCGTSFAELLKQRGIYPGIKVDKGVVNLFGSEDECTTQGLDDLDARCAQYKKDGCQFAKWRCVLKIGKNTPSYQAILENANVLARYASICQTNGLVPIVEPEVLPDGDHDLDRAQKVTETVLAAVYKALSDHHVFLEGTLLKPNMVTAGQSCKTKYTPEEVAKATVTALQRTVPPAVAGVTFLSGGQSEEDASVHLNAINAYPGRKPWGLTFSYGRALQASVLRAWGGKPENVKAGQEELLKRAKANGLACQAKYVAGSIPSFAADKSLFVKAHAY; encoded by the exons ATGACGACCTACTTCAACTACCCATCTCCAGCCCTGCAGGAGGAGCTCCGTACCATTGCCCACAACATTGTGGCTTCAGGCAAAGGTATCTTGGCTGCTGATGAGTCCACCGCCACCGTTGGAAAGCGATTTGCTGATATCGGTCTTGAGAACACCGAGGAAAACCGCCGCGCTTATCGCGAG CTCTTGTTCACCGCTGACTCTGCCCTCAATGACAACATCTCCGGTGTTATCCTCTTCCACGAAACTCTCTACCAGAAAGCCAGCTGCGGCACTTCCTTCGCCGAGCTGCTCAAGCAACGCGGAATCTACCCTGGCATCAAGGTAGACAAGGGTGTGGTCAACCTCTTTGGCTCTGAAGACGAATGCACCACCCAAG GTTTGGACGATTTGGACGCTCGCTGCGCCCAGTACAAGAAAGATGGATGCCAGTTCGCCAAGTGGCGATGCGTCCTCAAGATCGGCAAGAACACCCCGTCCTACCAAGCCATCTTGGAGAACGCCAACGTTTTGGCCCGCTATGCCTCCATCTGCCAGACCAACGGTTTGGTCCCAATTGTCGAACCCGag GTCCTCCCCGACGGTGACCACGACTTGGACAGGGCTCAGAAGGTGACCGAAACCGTCTTGGCTGCCGTCTACAAGGCACTCAGTGACCACCATG tCTTCTTGGAGGGCACTCTCCTCAAGCCCAACATGGTTACTGCCGGCCAGTCTTGCAAGACCAAGTACACCCCGGAAGAGGTTGCCAAAGCCACCGTTACCGCTCTGCAGAGGACTGTTCCTCCCGCAGTTGCTGGAGTCACTTTCTTGTCAGGAGGCCAGTCTGAAGAAGATGCTTCCGTTCACTTGAACGCCATCAATGCTTACCCCGGCCGCAAGCCCTGGGGTCTTACCTTCAGCTATGGTCGTGCTCTTCAG gcTTCGGTCCTCCGCGCCTGGGGTGGCAAGCCCGAGAACGTCAAGGCTGGCCAGGAGGAACTCCTCAAGCGTGCTAAG GCCAATGGTTTGGCTTGTCAAGCAAAATACGTGGCTGGTTCCATTCCGAGTTTCGCTGCCGACAAATCTCTGTTCGTCAAAGCGCACGCCTATTAA
- the LOC124199667 gene encoding 2-oxo-4-hydroxy-4-carboxy-5-ureidoimidazoline decarboxylase-like, whose amino-acid sequence MADMLNISLVNELNYEDFISRFGNVVEHCSICAAAIWRNRPFRDVHHLHQEICSFLDLLPDTGKEGVLRLHPDLAGRLAELGSLTQESTAEQKAAGLDTMTPGEKQLLGETNIKYREKFGFPFVICARQNKKEAILKGIVERLEHSAAEELNIGIEEVKKICLLRLLSIVTDDKSRNM is encoded by the exons ATGGCTGATATGCTGAACATTTCGCTGGTAAACGAATTGAATTATGAAGATTTCATCAGTCGATTCGGTAATGTAGTTGAACATTGTTCAATTTGCGCGGCGGCAATTTGGCGTAATCGCCCATTTCGTGACGTTCATCATCTCCACCAAGAAATTTGCTCGTTTTTGGACCTCCTTCCGGACACAG GTAAAGAGGGGGTGCTAAGACTTCACCCTGATTTGGCTGGCAGGCTAGCTGAACTTGGCAGCCTAACACAGGAGAGTACTGCTGAACAGAAAGCTGCTGGTTTAGACACAATGACACCTGGTGAAAAACAACTGCTAGGAGAGACCAACATCAA ATACAGAGAAAAGTTTGGATTTCCTTTTGTTATCTGTGCCAGGCAGAACAAGAAGGAAGCAATCTTGAAAGGAATAGTTGAGAGATTGGAACACTCAGCTGCTGAAGAACTAAACATTGGGATTGAAGAAGTGAAGAAAATCTGCCTTTTGAGGTTGTTGAGTATAGTAACTGATGACAAATCTCGTAATATGTAG
- the LOC124199668 gene encoding mediator of RNA polymerase II transcription subunit 31-A-like: MSTRETDEQQRIRFQVELEFVQCFANPNYLHFLAQRGYFKDPAFVNYIKYLQYWKEPAYAKYLKYPMCLHFLDLLQYEHFRKEVVNGQCARFIDDQQILHWQHYTRKRVRLLQSQAEKHMMTVQNEPTPQKSV; encoded by the exons ATGAGCACCAGAG AAACTGATGAACAACAAAGGATTCGATTTCAGGTGGAACTAGAATTTGTGCAATGTTTCGCAAATCCAAATTATCTGCACT TCCTTGCTCAACGTGGCTATTTTAAGGATCCGGCGTTTGTCAACTACATCAAGTATTTACAGTATTGGAAGGAGCCTGCTTATGCAAAATATTTGAA GTACCCAATGTGTTTGCATTTCCTAGACTTGCTTCAATATGAGCATTTCAGAAAGGAGGTTGTGAATGGCCAGTGTGCTCGCTTCATTGATGATCAACAAATCCTTCACTGGCAACATTACACTAGAAAGAGGGTTCGTCTTCTTCAAAGTCAAGCTGAGAAGCACATGATGACTGTTCAGAATGAGCCAACACCCCAGAAAAGTGTTTGA
- the LOC124199660 gene encoding melanopsin-like, with protein sequence MHNGGRTKMASTSSTLAIPANTSGTFLVGFIFDFVKERQSDLMESQLMTSNNDASLNIVSRIDIDAEQTDAELMAHLLMPVWAYQSAAVYLIFISVLGLFMNIVVILVIVNDPQKMTSLNWMLLNLACSDGLIAGFGTPISAAAALQYNWPFSDELCVAYAMIMSTAGIGSITTLTALALWRCQLVVYCPAKRSGAFANHHSGGGGGGSAKLGRVQAAVLLTLIWAYSLAVTCPPLFGWGRYDREAAHISCSVNWESKMANNRSYILYMFAFGLFVPFLVIICSYVSILRVVKQTGKFKRTMMATLQPTPQHQISDHQANPTAKKMEQKKGNDAAEKRVTVMVACMVGAFMAAWTPYSILALFETFIGVAGHSGGPGRNMSNTTFSLDGQQQFNDNQPTNEADDSHFFYYYVGTISPAFATIPSLFAKTSAVLNPLIYGLLNTQFRSAWEKFTTRFLGRRCLYQHSSNRNKFSRNFLNCADGGRGSPSLKQSITVHLSMKEIVSSESQSAYVMASTVGGQPGITLLLHKENQDVMDMRAQQHHIHSPSLTSSSCSMADPESSVSIRMKSLKNPVRHPNQQEEHQLDHHKLVVVRLVSDSTSCSCINDDHLLPQQSTEESAF encoded by the exons ATGCACAACGGCGGCCGGACGAAGATggccagcaccagcagcacctTGGCCATCCCTGCAAACACTTCGGGGACCTTTCTCGTGGGATTCATCTTCGACTTTGTGAAAGAGAGGCAAAGTGATTTAATGGAGAGCCAATTGATGACGAGCAACAATGACGCATCGCTAAACATTGTCAGTCGCATCGACATTGATGCTGAGCAGACAGACGCGGAATTGATGGCCCATTTGTTGATGCCCGTCTGGGCCTACCAGTCGGCCGCCGTCTATTTGATCTTCATCAGCGTCCTCGGTCTCTTCATGAACATTGTCGTCATCCTAGTCATCGTCAACGATCCGCAG AAGATGACGTCGCTGAATTGGATGTTGCTCAATTTGGCCTGTTCCGACGGATTGATTGCCGGATTCGG GACGCCCATCTCGGCAGCTGCAGCTCTGCAATATAATTGGCCTTTCAGCGATGAATTGTGTGTCGCCTACGCCATGATCATGTCCACTGCAG GAATTGGATCGATCACGACATTGACGGCGCTGGCCTTGTGGCGATGTCAACTGGTCGTGTACTGCCCGGCCAAGCGGAGCGGGGCCTTCGCCAATCACCatagcggcggcggcggcggcggcagcgccAAACTGGGCCGAGTCCAGGCCGCCGTTTTGCTGACTCTCATCTGGGCCTATTCGTTGGCCGTCACTTGCCCGCCGCTGTTCGGATGGGGACGCTACGACCGAGAAGCCGCCCACATCAG CTGCTCGGTCAACTGGGAGTCCAAGATGGCCAACAACCGCTCCTACATCCTCTACATGTTCGCCTTTGGATTATTCGTCCCGTTTCTCGTCATCATTTGCTCTTACGTCAGCATCCTACGCGTCGTCAAACAG ACGGGCAAGTTCAAGAGGACCATGATGGCGACGCTTCAGCCGACGCCGCAACACCAAATCAGCGACCACCAAGCGAATCCGAcggcaaagaaaatggaacagaaaaagggaaacgacGCGGCCGAGAAGCGAGTGACGGTGATGGTGGCCTGTATGGTCGGCGCCTTTATGGCCGCCTGGACTCCTTATTCCATTCTGGCCCTCTTCGAGACTTTTATCGGAGTCGCCGGCCATTCCGGCGGACCAGGCAGGAACATGTCGAACACGACGTTTAGCCTCGACGGCCAGCAGCAATTCAACGACAATCAGCCGACCAATGAGGCAGACGACagccatttcttttattattacgtcGGAACTATTTCGCCGGCATTCGCCACCATTCCGTCACTGTTCGCCAAAACATCCGCCGTCCTCAATCCGCTCATCTACGGACTTCTCAACACTCAG TTCCGGTCGGCTTGGGAGAAATTTACGACGCGGTTCCTTGGCCGCCGCTGTCTTTACCAACATTCCTCTAATAGGAATAAATTCAGTAGGAATTTCCTGAATTGCGCTGATGGCGGTCGTGGATCTCCTTCTCTGAAGCAATCGATAACTGTCCACCTGTCGATGAAGGAAATCGTTTCCAGTGAGTCGCAATCGGCTTACGTCATGGCCAGCACGGTGGGGGGCCAGCCGGGCATCACTTTGCTTCTTCATAAAGAAAACCAGGACGTCATGGATATGCGAGCCCAGCAGCATCATATTCATTCACCCTCGCTGACGTCATCCTCTTGTTCAATGGCCGATCCGGAGTCGTCCGTGTCCATCCGGATGAAATCCCTCAAGAATCCCGTTCGCCATCCCAATCAACAAGAAGAGCATCAACTGGATCATCACAAATTGGTGGTGGTCCGTTTGGTCTCGGACTCGACCAGTTGTTCCTGCATCAACGACGACCACCTCCTTCCCCAGCAATCGACGGAAGAGTCGGCGTTCTAA